From Longimicrobium sp., a single genomic window includes:
- a CDS encoding M20/M25/M40 family metallo-hydrolase: MLRTLVHRILPAAVGAALALAPSAVRAQQLSPEERRIAAYVDAHADDAIALLERTVNVNSGTHNLAGVRQVGDIFRAQLDSLGFETRWVELPDSLHRAGHLFAELRGRRGKRVLVIGHLDTVFEPGSPFQRFVRSGPTASGPGSNDMKGGDVIAIYALRALRAAGVLRDRRIIVAFTGDEEAPGRPLSVARAELIEAGRRSDAALEFEGASREEDGTETVVTSRRSSSGWTLSVRARPAHSSGIFAEGVGSGAIYEAARVLDAFQSTLREPGLTFSPGMILGGTEVQLDTGQSRGTAFGKSNVIAATAIATGDIRTLTDEQLQRTRERMRQVLATPLAGAQSSITFSDGYPSMPPTPGNLEILGVLNGVNRSLGLAAAAPNDPGRRGAGDISFVAPYVSGIGGLGAHGTGSHTERETVNLETLPQQIKRAALLIYRLTR, encoded by the coding sequence GCAGCAGCTTTCGCCCGAGGAGCGCCGCATCGCCGCGTACGTGGACGCGCACGCGGACGACGCCATCGCGCTGCTGGAGCGCACGGTGAACGTCAACAGCGGCACGCACAACCTGGCCGGCGTGCGGCAGGTGGGCGACATCTTCCGCGCGCAGCTGGACTCGCTGGGGTTCGAGACGCGGTGGGTGGAGCTGCCCGACTCGCTGCACCGCGCGGGGCACCTGTTCGCCGAGCTGCGCGGGCGGCGCGGGAAGCGCGTGCTGGTGATCGGCCACCTGGACACCGTGTTCGAGCCGGGAAGCCCGTTCCAGCGCTTCGTGCGCAGCGGCCCGACTGCCAGCGGGCCGGGATCGAACGACATGAAGGGGGGCGACGTGATCGCCATCTACGCCCTGCGCGCGCTGCGGGCCGCCGGCGTGCTGCGCGACCGCCGGATCATCGTGGCGTTCACGGGAGATGAAGAAGCGCCGGGGCGGCCGCTCTCGGTGGCGCGCGCGGAGCTGATCGAGGCGGGGCGGCGCAGCGACGCGGCGCTGGAGTTCGAGGGCGCCAGCCGCGAGGAGGACGGCACGGAGACGGTGGTCACCTCGCGCCGCAGCTCCAGCGGGTGGACGCTGTCGGTGCGGGCGCGGCCGGCGCACTCGTCGGGGATCTTCGCCGAGGGCGTGGGGAGCGGGGCGATCTACGAGGCGGCGCGCGTGCTGGACGCGTTCCAGTCCACCCTGCGCGAGCCGGGGCTCACCTTCAGCCCGGGGATGATTCTGGGCGGCACCGAGGTGCAGCTGGACACCGGCCAGAGCCGCGGCACCGCGTTCGGCAAGTCGAACGTGATCGCCGCCACCGCCATCGCGACGGGCGACATCCGCACGCTGACGGACGAGCAGCTGCAGCGCACCCGCGAGCGGATGCGGCAGGTGCTGGCCACGCCGCTGGCCGGCGCGCAGTCGTCCATCACCTTCAGCGACGGCTACCCGTCCATGCCGCCCACGCCGGGGAACCTGGAGATCCTGGGCGTGCTGAACGGCGTCAACCGCTCGCTGGGCCTCGCCGCCGCCGCGCCGAACGACCCGGGGAGGCGGGGCGCGGGGGACATCTCGTTCGTGGCGCCGTACGTGAGCGGCATCGGCGGGCTGGGCGCGCACGGCACCGGCTCGCACACCGAGCGCGAGACGGTGAACCTGGAAACGCTGCCGCAGCAGATCAAGCGCGCCGCGCTCCTCATCTACCGCCTCACGCGGTGA
- a CDS encoding ATP-binding protein, giving the protein MYPRNLLTCLQEAVSDTPVVLVNGARQTGKSTLVQSLAGTGFEARYLTLDDATALAAARTAPAEFIGGMDGPVILDEVQRAPELFVALKATIDRARRPGRFLLTGSADVLMLPAVSESLAGRMEVLTLWPLSQGELASVREGFIDGLFSRSLPPYAGTVIDRTDLVNRVLAGGFPEVLARGSVRRRRAWFGSYVTTILQRDIRDIANIEGLTDLPRLLALLATRAGSLLNYAELSRSSGIAQSTLKRYMTLLEMTFLVHTLPAWSGNLGKRLTKSPKLMLSDTGLAAYLLGLDDAAGVDMGTIFGSLLENFVSMEIRKQCAWSEVQPRLYHFRTQTDQEVDLVLEDARGRVAAIEVKASGSVSERDFRHLSYLAELLGKRFMHGVVLYTGNEAISFGTHLTALPVSALWELNATPTSSTAHSA; this is encoded by the coding sequence ATGTACCCGCGCAATTTGCTGACCTGTCTTCAGGAAGCCGTCTCCGACACTCCGGTCGTGCTGGTCAACGGCGCACGGCAGACAGGAAAGAGCACGCTGGTTCAGTCCCTCGCCGGCACCGGCTTCGAAGCTCGGTACCTGACGCTCGACGATGCCACCGCACTCGCGGCGGCACGGACCGCGCCCGCCGAGTTCATCGGGGGAATGGACGGCCCCGTGATCCTGGACGAGGTGCAGCGTGCCCCGGAGCTGTTCGTGGCGCTGAAGGCCACCATCGACCGCGCCCGCCGCCCCGGGCGGTTCCTGCTGACCGGCTCCGCCGACGTCCTGATGCTTCCCGCCGTCTCCGAGTCCCTGGCCGGGCGCATGGAGGTGCTGACGCTGTGGCCGCTCTCGCAGGGAGAGCTGGCCAGCGTCCGCGAAGGGTTCATCGACGGGCTGTTTTCCCGCTCCCTGCCACCATACGCCGGAACGGTCATAGACCGGACCGATCTCGTGAATCGCGTGCTCGCCGGCGGGTTTCCCGAAGTGCTCGCGCGCGGCAGCGTGCGCCGCCGCCGGGCCTGGTTCGGCTCGTACGTCACCACGATCCTGCAGCGCGACATCCGCGACATCGCCAACATCGAGGGGCTGACCGACCTTCCACGGCTGCTCGCGCTGCTCGCCACGCGCGCCGGATCGCTGCTGAATTACGCCGAGCTGTCGCGCAGCAGCGGCATCGCCCAGTCCACCCTCAAGCGTTACATGACGCTGCTGGAGATGACGTTCCTCGTCCACACGCTCCCCGCGTGGTCGGGGAACCTCGGCAAGCGGCTCACCAAGTCCCCGAAGCTGATGCTGAGCGACACGGGCCTCGCGGCGTACCTTCTGGGACTGGACGATGCGGCTGGCGTGGACATGGGCACGATCTTTGGCTCGCTGCTCGAAAACTTCGTGTCGATGGAGATCCGGAAGCAGTGCGCGTGGAGTGAAGTGCAGCCACGCCTCTACCACTTCCGCACTCAAACGGACCAGGAGGTGGACCTGGTGCTGGAGGACGCTCGCGGCCGCGTAGCCGCCATCGAGGTGAAGGCGAGCGGCTCCGTAAGCGAGCGCGATTTCCGGCACCTCAGCTATCTCGCGGAGCTGCTGGGGAAGCGGTTCATGCATGGCGTGGTGCTGTACACCGGCAACGAAGCCATCTCTTTCGGCACCCATCTCACGGCGTTGCCCGTGAGCGCGCTCTGGGAACTGAACGCCACGCCAACCTCATCAACCGCACACTCAGCGTGA
- a CDS encoding D-hexose-6-phosphate mutarotase — protein sequence MSAGPIILDTSAGGRVEVLRHGAQVVRWTDAAGGEVLYLSPRSRFGAGARIRGGIPVVFPQFAEQGPLPKHGIVRTAEWELEESGTNRAVLRLADSADRRAVWDHAFEAELRVELSDELTVTLSVINTGEDAFDFTAALHSYLHVGDIHRTAVHGLGGVRFRDKVLGGQLRVQETDELRFDSETDRIYLDAPDEVWVRDEAEERTVVVTKRGFPDAVVWNPWAELAARTEDLGEDQYPRFVCVEAAQAGTPARLEPGARWEGAQTISITR from the coding sequence GTGAGTGCGGGCCCGATCATTCTCGACACCAGCGCGGGCGGGCGGGTAGAGGTGCTGCGGCACGGGGCGCAGGTGGTGCGGTGGACGGACGCGGCGGGGGGCGAGGTGCTGTACCTGAGCCCGCGGTCGCGCTTCGGGGCGGGGGCGCGCATCCGCGGCGGCATCCCCGTGGTCTTCCCGCAGTTCGCCGAGCAGGGGCCGCTCCCCAAGCACGGGATCGTGCGGACGGCGGAGTGGGAGCTGGAGGAGAGCGGGACGAACCGCGCCGTCCTGCGGCTGGCGGACTCGGCGGACCGGCGCGCAGTGTGGGACCACGCCTTCGAGGCCGAACTGCGGGTGGAGCTGAGCGACGAGCTCACCGTCACCCTCTCCGTCATCAACACCGGCGAGGACGCGTTCGACTTCACCGCCGCGCTGCACAGCTACCTGCACGTGGGCGACATCCACCGCACGGCGGTGCACGGGCTGGGCGGCGTGCGCTTCCGCGACAAGGTGCTGGGCGGACAGCTGCGGGTGCAGGAGACCGACGAGCTGCGGTTCGATTCCGAGACGGACCGCATCTACCTGGACGCGCCCGACGAGGTGTGGGTGCGCGACGAGGCGGAGGAGCGAACGGTGGTCGTCACCAAGCGCGGATTTCCCGACGCGGTGGTGTGGAACCCGTGGGCGGAGCTGGCGGCGAGGACGGAGGACCTGGGCGAGGACCAGTATCCGCGCTTCGTGTGCGTGGAGGCGGCGCAGGCGGGAACGCCCGCGCGGCTGGAGCCGGGGGCACGCTGGGAGGGGGCGCAGACGATCTCCATCACCCGCTGA
- the ytxJ gene encoding bacillithiol system redox-active protein YtxJ, with protein MKEMTSREETDAALGEETALLFKYSMTCPISANARQEMDSLLSGGEPVPVYRVDVNARREVSDYVAERTGVQHESPQVILLRGGRPVWDADRFGVTAGAIREQLGLAAPGG; from the coding sequence ATGAAGGAGATGACGAGCCGCGAGGAGACGGACGCGGCCCTGGGCGAGGAGACCGCGCTGCTCTTCAAGTACAGCATGACCTGCCCGATCAGCGCCAACGCGCGGCAGGAGATGGATTCGCTCCTCTCCGGCGGCGAGCCGGTGCCGGTGTACCGGGTGGACGTGAACGCCCGGCGCGAGGTGTCGGACTACGTGGCCGAGCGCACGGGCGTGCAGCACGAGTCGCCGCAGGTGATCCTGCTGCGCGGCGGCAGGCCGGTGTGGGACGCCGACCGCTTCGGCGTGACCGCGGGCGCCATCCGCGAGCAGCTGGGGCTGGCGGCGCCCGGCGGGTGA
- a CDS encoding aminotransferase class V-fold PLP-dependent enzyme, with the protein MGDFFDELRRRDFSRLDDLGHVYLDYTGAGLYAESQVRAHSDYLCHTVLGNPHSRNPTSQAATLKVEEAREKVLAFFNADPEAYEVVFTLNASGALKLVAEAYPWEPGVQFLLTADNHNSVNGIREYAAARGAEVRYVPMGRELRVADLEAHLTCQDCNKPNLFAFPAQSNFSGVKHPLEWIETARAHGYHTLLDAAAFVPTNRLDLGRCTPDFVCLSFYKMFGFPTGVGALLARRNVLGELNRPWFSGGTVRFVSAQNPVFLPHITGRGYEDGTPNYLGIAAAAAGLDYIGEIGVERINAHVMALTAVLLERLRALAHTNGAPVVRIYGPEGMERRGGTIAFNLLDAEGELVDFRIVEQRANEASISIRTGFFCNPGAAEFAFDYHDEEAFRCISTMTAESFTLQQFSDCMGDHAVGAVRASLGIASNEADIARLCEALATFRDADASVRLTPVAELATID; encoded by the coding sequence ATGGGCGATTTCTTCGACGAGCTGCGCCGGCGCGACTTCAGCCGGCTGGACGACCTGGGGCACGTGTATCTGGACTACACCGGCGCCGGACTGTACGCCGAGAGCCAGGTGCGCGCGCACTCCGACTACCTTTGCCACACCGTGCTGGGGAACCCGCACTCGCGGAACCCCACCTCGCAGGCGGCCACGCTGAAGGTGGAGGAGGCGCGCGAGAAGGTGCTGGCGTTCTTCAACGCCGACCCCGAGGCGTACGAGGTCGTCTTTACGCTGAACGCCAGCGGCGCGCTGAAGCTCGTGGCCGAGGCGTATCCGTGGGAGCCCGGCGTGCAGTTCCTGCTGACGGCCGACAACCACAACTCGGTGAACGGGATCCGCGAGTACGCGGCCGCGCGCGGCGCCGAGGTGCGCTACGTGCCGATGGGGCGGGAGCTGCGCGTGGCCGACCTGGAGGCGCACCTCACCTGCCAGGACTGCAACAAGCCCAACCTCTTCGCCTTTCCCGCGCAGAGCAACTTCTCGGGCGTGAAGCACCCGCTGGAGTGGATCGAGACGGCGCGCGCGCACGGCTACCACACGCTGCTCGACGCGGCGGCGTTCGTGCCCACCAACCGGCTGGACCTGGGCCGCTGCACGCCGGACTTCGTCTGCCTCTCGTTCTACAAGATGTTCGGCTTCCCGACCGGCGTGGGCGCGCTGCTGGCGCGGCGCAACGTGCTGGGCGAGCTGAACCGCCCGTGGTTCTCGGGGGGCACCGTGCGCTTCGTCTCGGCGCAGAACCCCGTGTTCCTCCCGCACATCACCGGGCGCGGATACGAGGACGGGACGCCCAACTACCTGGGGATCGCGGCCGCGGCGGCGGGGCTGGACTACATCGGCGAGATCGGGGTGGAGCGCATCAACGCGCACGTGATGGCGCTCACGGCCGTGCTGCTGGAGCGGCTGAGGGCGCTCGCGCACACCAACGGCGCGCCGGTGGTGCGCATCTACGGCCCCGAAGGAATGGAGCGTCGCGGCGGCACCATTGCCTTCAACCTGCTGGACGCCGAGGGCGAGCTGGTGGACTTCCGCATCGTGGAGCAGCGCGCGAACGAGGCCAGCATCTCCATCCGCACCGGCTTCTTCTGCAACCCCGGCGCGGCCGAGTTCGCGTTCGACTACCACGACGAGGAGGCGTTCCGCTGCATCAGCACGATGACGGCGGAGAGCTTCACGCTGCAGCAGTTCTCGGACTGCATGGGCGACCATGCGGTGGGCGCGGTGCGGGCGTCGCTCGGCATCGCCAGCAACGAGGCCGACATCGCGCGCCTCTGCGAGGCTCTGGCCACCTTCCGCGACGCCGACGCCTCCGTGCGCCTGACCCCGGTAGCCGAGCTCGCCACGATCGACTGA
- a CDS encoding ligase-associated DNA damage response exonuclease, whose translation MLMRITERGLYCDAGDFHVDPWMPVERAVITHAHGDHARWGSRRYLGSREGERVMRTRLGHDASIRAVDWGEPVEVNGVRISLHPAGHILGSAQVRVEHRGEVWVVSGDYKTEPDPTCTPFEPVACHTFVTESTFGLPIYRWSPDREVFAGIDAWWRANQEAGKASLIYGYALGKAQRLLAGVDPQIGPIYEHGAVARLTRDYRDTGVALPPTEYAGAQPRGHDWSRALIVAPPSAHGTPWMRTFGAVSTAFASGWMRVRGQRRRRSVDRGFVLSDHVDWPSLLAAIEATGAGRVWVTHGYREPVVRWLRQRGIEAQAVASRWEGDEDAGDVEIAPEAGEAGVVDSVAGDGDAVADSMDGLGREGEGE comes from the coding sequence ATGCTGATGCGGATCACCGAGCGGGGGCTGTACTGCGACGCGGGCGACTTCCACGTGGACCCGTGGATGCCGGTGGAGCGCGCCGTGATCACGCACGCGCACGGCGACCACGCGCGCTGGGGCTCGCGCCGGTACCTGGGCTCGCGCGAGGGCGAGCGGGTGATGCGCACGCGCCTGGGCCACGACGCGTCCATCCGTGCCGTGGACTGGGGCGAGCCGGTGGAGGTGAACGGGGTTCGCATCTCCCTCCACCCGGCCGGGCACATCCTGGGCTCGGCGCAGGTGCGCGTCGAGCACCGCGGCGAGGTGTGGGTGGTGTCGGGGGATTACAAGACCGAGCCGGACCCCACCTGCACGCCGTTCGAGCCGGTCGCGTGCCACACCTTCGTCACCGAATCCACCTTCGGGCTCCCCATCTACCGCTGGTCGCCGGACCGCGAGGTGTTCGCGGGGATCGACGCGTGGTGGCGCGCCAACCAGGAGGCGGGGAAGGCGTCGCTCATCTACGGCTACGCGCTGGGAAAGGCGCAGCGGCTGCTGGCCGGGGTGGACCCGCAGATCGGGCCGATCTACGAGCACGGCGCGGTGGCGCGGCTCACGCGCGACTATCGCGACACCGGTGTGGCGCTTCCGCCCACGGAGTACGCCGGCGCCCAGCCGCGCGGCCACGACTGGAGCCGCGCGCTGATCGTCGCCCCGCCCAGCGCGCACGGGACGCCGTGGATGCGCACGTTCGGCGCGGTGAGCACCGCCTTCGCCAGCGGGTGGATGCGGGTGCGCGGCCAGCGCCGCCGCCGCTCCGTCGATCGCGGATTCGTGCTTTCCGACCACGTGGACTGGCCCTCGCTCCTGGCCGCCATCGAGGCGACGGGCGCTGGGCGCGTGTGGGTGACGCACGGGTACCGCGAGCCGGTGGTGCGGTGGCTCCGGCAGCGCGGCATCGAGGCGCAGGCGGTCGCCAGCCGCTGGGAGGGAGACGAGGATGCAGGGGATGTGGAGATCGCGCCGGAGGCGGGGGAGGCGGGTGTGGTGGATAGTGTTGCGGGAGATGGGGATGCGGTGGCGGATTCGATGGATGGGCTCGGGCGAGAGGGGGAGGGCGAATGA